One genomic window of Euleptes europaea isolate rEulEur1 chromosome 10, rEulEur1.hap1, whole genome shotgun sequence includes the following:
- the FAM110C gene encoding protein FAM110C: MPTEISRAVRMHAISGFHSSLTGRLLNKGPGYLRKQMEAGTPGRKSAVERLAEDKAKYVKSQQVISTKQEPVSALSSASESSCESSSVESKKASNNLGEGESVQVVEQVKAVDSGPAPLEHGPPIARRSSSKRQIRPDSLVIYRQKCEFVRGQSNENSRGSLVRRLFQGSFKDKQLVSEASRAILKEDTAPTTEGPLLIEDVGNKLDVAGQNTAPSTGTATVLASRCENAPNRSAVPPEVRRKGLHRSQSDISSRYSKSFSEFDTFFKYCGLEPEVIEDLGQENFSVASDNVSFRIRSISVATSESDFTRHSGDDGLLEEELTEQVPTGLSVIERNARIIKWLYTCKKAKENKNVLQELE, translated from the coding sequence ATGCCAACGGAAATCTCTCGTGCGGTGAGAATGCATGCCATCTCCGGCTTCCATTCCTCGCTGACAGGGCGGCTTCTCAACAAAGGCCCCGGGTACCTTCGCAAGCAGATGGAGGCGGGCACCCCTGGCAGGAAGAGCGCCGTGGAAAGGCTGGCAGAGGATAAGGCCAAGTACGTGAAAAGTCAGCAGGTGATCAGCACCAAGCAGGAGCCGGTCTCCGCCCTCAGCTCTGCTTCGGAGAGCAGTTGCGAGAGCAGCTCTGTGGAAAGTAAAAAAGCCAGCAacaacttgggggagggggaaagcgtGCAAGTCGTGGAGCAGGTGAAGGCGGTGGACTCTGGCCCGGCTCCTCTGGAACACGGCCCCCCCATTGCCAGGCGCAGCAGCTCCAAGAGGCAAATCAGACCGGACTCTTTAGTGATCTATCGCCAGAAATGTGAATTTGTGAGGGGCCAAAGCAATGAGAACAGCCGCGGGAGTTTAGTCAGAAGGCTGTTCCAGGGATCCTTCAAGGACAAGCAGCTGGTTTCTGAGGCATCCAGAGCCATCCTCAAGGAAGACACCGCACCTACGACAGAAGGGCCTCTACTGATTGAAGACGTGGGCAATAAACTTGATGTGGCAGGGCAGAACACAGCCCCAAGCACAGGGACAGCAACCGTTCTTGCCAGCAGATGTGAGAACGCTCCCAATCGGTCTGCGGTGCCTCCTGAAGTGAGGAGGAAAGGTCTGCACCGGTCCCAGTCGGACATTAGTTCCCGATACTCGAAATCATTCTCCGAGTTTGACACTTTCTTTAAGTACTGTGGCCTTGAGCCAGAAGTAATCGAGGACCTCGGACAAGAGAACTTTTCCGTGGCTTCCGACAACGTCTCTTTCCGGATCCGCAGCATCAGCGTGGCAACGTCAGAGAGCGACTTCACCAGGCACAGTGGCGATGATGGGTTGCTGGAAGAAGAACTCACAGAGCAGGTCCCCACGGGCCTGTCAGTGATTGAACGCAATGCTCGGATAATCAAATGGCTGTACACGTGTAAGAAAGCCAAGGAGAACAAAAATGTGCTGCAGGAGTTGGAGTGA